A DNA window from Streptomyces parvus contains the following coding sequences:
- a CDS encoding iron-siderophore ABC transporter substrate-binding protein, with the protein MNASASRARRARRTPVLVAGAVAALLVGLSACGSSDDSDSSASSSASGKASAGAFPAEVATKFGEVTVDKQPKRIVALGWGDAETVLALGGQPVGASDWLPFGGEGVGPWAKGMYDKKPELIGTMEPEFEKIASLQPDLILDTKSSGDRTRYDTLKKIAPTVGVPKGGDQYKISWEQQTMMIAAAMGVPEKGEELIAETEEKFEAAAKAHPEFKGKTITVGSRTSEGFGVYVGGTGRIDFVERLGFKNNPKAEARAGEGFSVSVSKENLDLLDADLTVMTPIGIPATDISGDPLYKAVPSVKAGNAIVFDDKDISQAFATDSILSVSYALEKVVPLFAEKVAK; encoded by the coding sequence ATGAACGCTTCCGCTTCCCGCGCCCGGCGCGCCCGCCGTACCCCCGTCCTGGTGGCCGGTGCCGTGGCCGCCCTGCTCGTCGGCCTCTCGGCCTGTGGTTCGTCGGACGACTCCGACAGCTCCGCGTCCTCCTCCGCCTCCGGGAAAGCCTCCGCAGGCGCCTTCCCCGCCGAGGTCGCGACCAAGTTCGGCGAGGTCACCGTCGACAAGCAGCCCAAGCGCATCGTCGCGCTCGGCTGGGGCGACGCCGAGACCGTGCTCGCGCTCGGCGGCCAGCCGGTCGGGGCCAGCGACTGGCTGCCGTTCGGCGGCGAGGGCGTCGGCCCGTGGGCCAAGGGCATGTACGACAAGAAGCCCGAGCTCATCGGCACGATGGAGCCGGAGTTCGAGAAGATCGCCTCCCTTCAGCCGGACCTGATCCTGGACACCAAGTCCAGCGGCGACCGGACCCGCTACGACACCCTGAAGAAGATCGCCCCGACCGTGGGCGTGCCGAAGGGCGGGGATCAGTACAAGATCTCGTGGGAGCAGCAGACCATGATGATCGCCGCCGCCATGGGCGTACCGGAGAAGGGCGAGGAGCTGATCGCGGAGACGGAGGAGAAGTTCGAGGCCGCCGCGAAGGCCCACCCCGAGTTCAAGGGCAAGACCATCACGGTCGGTTCGCGTACGTCCGAGGGCTTCGGCGTCTACGTCGGTGGCACCGGGCGGATCGACTTCGTCGAGCGGCTCGGCTTCAAGAACAACCCGAAGGCCGAGGCCCGGGCCGGCGAGGGCTTCTCCGTGTCCGTCTCCAAGGAGAATCTGGACCTGCTCGACGCCGATCTGACGGTCATGACCCCGATCGGCATCCCGGCCACGGACATCAGCGGCGACCCGCTGTACAAGGCGGTCCCGTCGGTGAAGGCGGGCAACGCCATCGTCTTCGACGACAAGGACATCTCCCAGGCGTTCGCGACGGACTCCATCCTGTCCGTCTCGTACGCGCTGGAGAAGGTCGTCCCGCTCTTCGCGGAGAAGGTCGCGAAGTAG
- a CDS encoding ABC transporter ATP-binding protein, producing the protein MAKQTVQKDKDDERCGPVVAEHTLEARDVRLGYGEREIVPGLSVAVPPGKITVIVGPNACGKSTLLRAMARLLAPSAGAVLLDGRSLQEMPTKEVASVLGILPQSPTAPEGITVSDLVGRGRYPHQGWFRRWSAEDDRAVAQALLSTDVLELADRSVDELSGGQRQRVWIAMALAQHTDILLLDEPTTYLDASHQLDVLDLLTDLNREQGVTMVAVLHDLNLACRYADHMIAMKAGRIVAEGRPVDIVTAELVGEVFGMRCSVIEDPASATPMVVPLGRHHVKDPAA; encoded by the coding sequence ATGGCGAAGCAGACAGTCCAGAAGGACAAGGACGACGAAAGGTGTGGCCCTGTCGTGGCCGAACACACTCTGGAAGCCCGGGACGTCCGGCTCGGCTACGGCGAACGCGAGATCGTCCCCGGTCTGAGCGTCGCCGTGCCGCCCGGGAAGATCACGGTCATCGTCGGCCCCAACGCCTGCGGCAAGTCGACCCTGTTGCGGGCGATGGCCCGGCTGCTGGCCCCCTCCGCCGGGGCGGTGCTCCTGGACGGCCGGTCCCTCCAGGAGATGCCGACCAAGGAGGTCGCCTCCGTGCTCGGCATCCTGCCGCAGAGCCCCACGGCCCCGGAAGGCATCACCGTCTCCGACCTGGTCGGGCGCGGCCGCTACCCGCACCAGGGCTGGTTCCGCCGCTGGAGCGCGGAGGACGACCGGGCGGTCGCACAGGCGCTGCTGTCGACCGATGTCCTCGAACTCGCCGACCGGTCGGTGGACGAGCTGTCCGGCGGCCAGCGCCAGCGGGTGTGGATAGCGATGGCGCTCGCCCAGCACACCGACATCCTCCTGCTCGACGAACCGACGACCTACCTCGACGCCAGCCACCAGCTCGACGTCCTCGACCTGCTCACCGACCTCAACCGCGAGCAGGGCGTCACCATGGTGGCCGTGCTGCACGACCTGAACCTTGCCTGCCGGTACGCCGACCACATGATCGCGATGAAGGCGGGGCGGATCGTCGCCGAGGGCCGGCCGGTCGACATCGTCACGGCGGAGCTGGTCGGAGAGGTCTTCGGGATGCGCTGCTCGGTGATCGAGGACCCGGCGTCGGCCACCCCGATGGTCGTGCCGCTGGGCCGCCACCACGTCAAGGACCCGGCCGCCTGA
- a CDS encoding MSMEG_1061 family FMN-dependent PPOX-type flavoprotein, with the protein MSYAADPTAPAAGPLAGAVPLGSADELRELLGTPHPIVIDKVHDRLTDDDLALLARSPFCTLATSDADGNCDATPRGDTPGFTHVLDRGTIALPDRPGNRRADSFHNILSNPHVGLLYLIPGAMDVLRVNGRARILTDAPFFDAMTLKGQRPKLALVVEIDEIFRHCPASLKRSGVWAPRTWAGAEATG; encoded by the coding sequence TTGTCGTACGCCGCAGACCCCACCGCACCCGCCGCCGGCCCGCTGGCCGGGGCCGTACCCCTGGGCTCGGCGGACGAACTGCGCGAGCTTCTGGGCACCCCGCACCCGATCGTCATCGACAAGGTCCACGACCGGCTCACCGACGACGACCTGGCCCTGCTGGCCCGCTCGCCGTTCTGCACCCTGGCCACGTCCGACGCGGACGGCAACTGCGACGCGACCCCGCGCGGCGACACCCCCGGCTTCACCCATGTCCTGGACCGGGGCACGATCGCCCTCCCCGACCGCCCGGGAAACCGCCGCGCGGACAGCTTCCACAACATCCTGTCGAACCCGCACGTGGGCCTGCTCTACCTGATACCGGGCGCGATGGACGTCCTGCGTGTCAACGGCCGCGCCCGCATCCTCACGGACGCGCCGTTCTTCGACGCGATGACCCTGAAGGGCCAGCGGCCGAAACTGGCGCTGGTCGTCGAGATCGACGAGATCTTCCGCCACTGCCCGGCCTCGCTGAAGCGGTCGGGGGTGTGGGCGCCTCGGACGTGGGCGGGGGCGGAAGCGACGGGGTGA
- a CDS encoding glycoside hydrolase family 64 protein, whose product MFLTGAAASAAALTYPAWGTALSPRASAAPATCELALENKSLPGTVHAYVTGHELGTDRWVLLKPDGGVYRPDSPGAPQTPLPVDCAIPLKGAGAGPVVLTLPQMYGARVYFVRDDKLDFFLNPGPSLVEPAFATPTDPNYGRTWAFAEFTFNTEQLYSNISYVDLITALPIGITLEGDATHVVAPHPEGAVERIAEDLTAQAAADGQPWDNLITRGDDGKVLRVVSPQNIMAPYFDRPDEMPFRGLFEAQIDEVWEKYRSEDLRIDLQGGRGTLAGRVSGDVLTFEGGHTFTKPATKDIFTCNHGPFTNNPDDSDDKKAILARLAAGFNRSIMLSHPSQPNGTSTADYYTTAVTNHWSRVVHANSPIGYAFPYDDVRPDGEPDVSGAAHDGNPRRFTVSVGS is encoded by the coding sequence ATGTTCCTGACCGGCGCCGCCGCATCGGCCGCGGCGCTCACGTACCCCGCCTGGGGCACCGCTCTGAGCCCTCGTGCGTCGGCGGCCCCCGCGACCTGCGAACTGGCCCTGGAGAACAAGTCGTTGCCGGGCACGGTGCACGCGTATGTGACCGGCCATGAGCTGGGCACCGACCGCTGGGTGCTGCTGAAGCCGGACGGCGGCGTCTACCGCCCCGACTCCCCCGGCGCGCCGCAGACCCCGCTGCCCGTCGACTGCGCCATCCCGCTCAAGGGCGCGGGCGCGGGACCGGTCGTGCTGACCCTGCCGCAGATGTACGGGGCGCGGGTCTACTTCGTCCGCGACGACAAGCTGGACTTCTTCCTCAACCCGGGCCCGTCCCTGGTGGAGCCGGCCTTCGCGACGCCGACGGACCCGAACTACGGTCGGACCTGGGCGTTCGCCGAGTTCACCTTCAACACCGAGCAGCTGTACTCCAACATCAGCTACGTGGACCTGATCACCGCGCTCCCGATCGGCATCACGCTGGAGGGGGACGCCACCCACGTCGTCGCCCCGCACCCGGAGGGCGCGGTGGAGCGGATCGCGGAGGACCTCACCGCCCAGGCAGCGGCCGACGGGCAGCCCTGGGACAACCTGATCACGCGGGGCGACGACGGCAAGGTGCTACGGGTCGTCTCGCCGCAGAACATCATGGCGCCGTACTTCGACCGGCCGGACGAGATGCCGTTCCGGGGCCTGTTCGAGGCGCAGATCGACGAGGTGTGGGAGAAGTACCGCTCCGAGGACCTGCGCATCGACCTCCAGGGCGGCCGGGGCACGCTGGCGGGCCGGGTCAGCGGTGACGTCCTCACCTTCGAGGGCGGCCACACCTTCACCAAGCCGGCGACGAAGGACATCTTCACCTGCAACCACGGGCCGTTCACGAACAACCCGGACGACTCCGACGACAAGAAGGCGATCCTGGCCCGGCTGGCGGCGGGCTTCAACCGCTCGATCATGCTGAGCCACCCGAGCCAGCCGAACGGCACGTCCACGGCGGACTACTACACGACCGCGGTCACCAACCACTGGTCCCGGGTGGTCCACGCGAACAGCCCGATCGGATACGCGTTCCCGTACGACGACGTCCGACCGGACGGGGAGCCGGACGTCTCGGGCGCGGCGCACGACGGGAACCCGCGCCGCTTCACGGTGAGCGTGGGCTCCTGA
- a CDS encoding iron chelate uptake ABC transporter family permease subunit gives MSRTPVVARNATADDERLTDAVRQVSAVRGRGLRRSVLVGSGLFAAVVVVFGVSLSFGDMVMPLGKVVATLFGGGDGGSRFVVLDLRLPRALLAILVGIAFGLSGAVFQTVLRNPLASPDLIGISAGASAVAVTAALLFQVSGLALSASALTGSLVAGAAIYLLAWRQGTAGQRLVLVGIGVGMGLSSIVWYVMARSETTDAQEAFRWLAGSLNGRSWGQMWPLLIALGLLVPLTVLAAHALRPLQLGDDAAAGLGAQVESGRLALLACATALAGVATAAAGPVGFVAFVAAPIARRLVPGRGAALPQAALTGALIVLVADFAAQHLFPVQLPVGVVTSIIGAPYLLLLLARANRVGSGG, from the coding sequence GTGAGCCGGACCCCGGTCGTCGCCAGGAACGCCACCGCCGACGACGAGCGCCTCACCGACGCCGTACGCCAGGTCTCCGCCGTACGCGGCCGGGGCCTGCGCCGCTCCGTCCTCGTCGGCTCGGGCCTGTTCGCCGCCGTGGTGGTCGTGTTCGGCGTCTCGCTCAGTTTCGGCGACATGGTGATGCCCCTGGGGAAGGTCGTGGCCACCCTGTTCGGCGGTGGCGACGGCGGATCACGGTTCGTCGTGCTGGACCTGCGGCTGCCCCGCGCCCTCCTCGCGATCCTCGTCGGCATCGCCTTCGGACTCTCCGGAGCCGTCTTCCAGACCGTGCTGCGCAACCCGCTCGCCAGCCCCGACCTCATCGGCATCAGCGCCGGGGCCAGTGCGGTCGCCGTCACCGCAGCCCTGCTCTTCCAGGTCAGCGGACTCGCCCTGTCCGCGAGCGCCCTCACCGGCTCCCTGGTCGCCGGAGCCGCCATCTATCTGCTCGCGTGGCGGCAGGGCACCGCAGGACAGCGCCTGGTCCTCGTCGGCATCGGCGTCGGCATGGGGCTCTCCAGCATCGTCTGGTACGTGATGGCCCGCTCCGAGACCACTGACGCGCAGGAGGCGTTCCGCTGGCTCGCGGGCAGCCTCAACGGCCGTTCCTGGGGCCAGATGTGGCCGCTCCTCATCGCCCTCGGCCTCCTCGTACCGCTGACCGTCCTCGCCGCCCACGCGCTGCGCCCCCTCCAGCTCGGGGACGACGCCGCGGCCGGGCTCGGCGCGCAGGTCGAGAGCGGCCGGCTCGCGCTGCTGGCCTGCGCGACGGCGCTCGCCGGGGTCGCGACCGCCGCCGCCGGGCCCGTCGGGTTCGTGGCGTTCGTCGCCGCCCCGATCGCCCGCCGGCTGGTCCCGGGCCGGGGCGCGGCCCTGCCGCAGGCCGCCCTGACCGGGGCGTTGATCGTCCTGGTCGCGGACTTCGCGGCGCAGCACCTGTTTCCGGTGCAGCTGCCGGTGGGCGTGGTCACCAGCATCATCGGGGCCCCGTACCTGCTGCTGCTCCTGGCCCGCGCCAACCGCGTCGGCAGCGGGGGTTGA
- a CDS encoding peptidoglycan-binding domain-containing protein, protein MRMNRLPHRLLTAVAAGLLLTAAAPAHADPAPPSPAPQASGAHGLRAFQQSYGLPATGRVDTTTAQLLKTAPDSELRTFFAAPSDLGPEQLAHARTVIGVGKGAELPEEAQVIALMTAMQESKFVNYTSPADHDSLGVFQQRPSMGWGTPAQITHVPTASKSFYGLPSPSANPGLLQIDGWESMEPGDVCQAVQRSAYPDRYAQWEDFARDLLEREGPDADPIP, encoded by the coding sequence ATGCGAATGAACCGACTCCCCCACCGGCTGCTCACGGCCGTCGCCGCCGGACTGCTGCTGACCGCCGCGGCCCCGGCCCACGCGGACCCCGCCCCGCCGTCACCCGCCCCGCAGGCCTCCGGCGCCCACGGCCTGCGCGCCTTCCAGCAGAGCTACGGCCTCCCCGCGACCGGCCGGGTGGACACCACCACCGCGCAGCTGCTCAAGACCGCCCCGGACAGCGAGCTGCGGACGTTCTTCGCCGCCCCGTCCGACCTCGGCCCGGAGCAGCTCGCCCACGCCCGGACGGTCATCGGCGTCGGGAAGGGGGCGGAGCTCCCCGAGGAGGCCCAGGTCATCGCCCTGATGACGGCGATGCAGGAGTCGAAGTTCGTCAACTACACCTCGCCGGCCGACCATGACTCGCTCGGCGTCTTCCAGCAGCGCCCGAGCATGGGCTGGGGCACGCCGGCGCAGATCACGCACGTGCCGACCGCGTCCAAGTCCTTCTACGGACTGCCCTCGCCCAGCGCCAATCCGGGCCTGCTCCAGATCGACGGCTGGGAGTCGATGGAGCCGGGCGATGTGTGCCAGGCGGTCCAGCGGTCCGCGTATCCGGACCGGTACGCGCAGTGGGAGGACTTCGCCCGGGACCTGCTGGAGCGGGAGGGCCCGGACGCCGACCCGATCCCGTAG
- a CDS encoding GNAT family N-acetyltransferase gives MTRMSITNTPRAATLDDAPEISRALARAFADDPMMGWFFPGGASREPDLVRYFTTIFTRQYGRHGVCERTASAAAFWVTPEGQEKSVPDAETVAELEEILGDRAPLFRKAVVAAAEQGPEEPHWYLAVVGADPAARGQGHGAALLRSGLAKADAAGLPVYLESSKPDNLPFYEHFGFAVLGEARLPGGGPALWVMRRAPRAV, from the coding sequence ATGACCCGTATGTCGATAACGAACACTCCGCGGGCGGCCACGCTCGACGACGCCCCGGAGATCAGCCGCGCCCTGGCCCGCGCCTTCGCCGACGACCCGATGATGGGGTGGTTCTTCCCCGGCGGGGCTTCGCGCGAGCCCGACCTGGTCCGGTACTTCACGACGATCTTCACCCGGCAGTACGGCCGCCACGGGGTGTGCGAGCGCACCGCGTCGGCTGCCGCGTTCTGGGTGACGCCGGAAGGCCAGGAGAAGTCCGTTCCCGACGCCGAGACGGTCGCGGAGCTGGAGGAGATCCTCGGCGACCGGGCGCCGCTGTTCCGGAAGGCGGTCGTGGCGGCCGCCGAGCAGGGTCCCGAGGAGCCGCACTGGTATCTGGCGGTCGTCGGCGCCGACCCGGCAGCCCGGGGCCAGGGGCACGGGGCGGCGCTGCTGCGTTCCGGGCTGGCCAAGGCCGACGCGGCGGGCCTGCCGGTCTACCTGGAGTCCTCCAAGCCGGACAACCTGCCGTTCTACGAGCACTTCGGCTTCGCGGTGCTCGGCGAGGCGCGGCTGCCGGGCGGCGGCCCGGCGCTGTGGGTGATGCGGCGCGCGCCGCGCGCCGTCTGA
- a CDS encoding YceI family protein has product MALFNRKSTATAEAPAVDPALAALTGTYALDPAHSSIGFTVRHAMVTNVRGSFGEHEGTLVLDGTDPANSSASIDVKIASVDTGIADRDGHLVSGDFFDAEKFPLMTFRSTKAEQLGGDAYRITGDLTIKDVTRPLSIDLEFNGSATDVYGNERVGFEGSADILRSDWGLTWNAALETGGVMVSDKVKLTFDISAIKAAPAA; this is encoded by the coding sequence ATGGCTCTGTTCAACCGCAAGTCGACCGCCACCGCCGAAGCCCCCGCGGTGGACCCGGCACTCGCCGCCCTCACCGGCACCTACGCCCTCGACCCGGCGCACAGCAGCATCGGCTTCACGGTGCGCCACGCGATGGTCACCAACGTGCGCGGCTCCTTCGGCGAGCACGAGGGCACCCTGGTGCTCGACGGCACGGATCCGGCGAACTCCTCCGCCTCCATCGACGTGAAGATCGCCAGCGTGGACACCGGTATCGCCGACCGCGACGGCCACCTGGTCAGCGGTGACTTCTTCGACGCCGAGAAGTTCCCGCTCATGACGTTCCGCTCGACCAAGGCCGAGCAGCTGGGCGGCGATGCGTACCGGATCACCGGCGACCTCACCATCAAGGACGTCACGCGCCCGCTCTCCATCGACCTGGAGTTCAACGGCTCCGCCACCGACGTCTACGGCAACGAGCGCGTCGGCTTCGAGGGCAGCGCCGACATCCTGCGCTCCGACTGGGGCCTGACCTGGAACGCGGCGCTGGAGACCGGCGGCGTGATGGTCAGCGACAAGGTGAAGCTGACCTTCGACATCTCCGCGATCAAGGCGGCCCCGGCAGCCTGA
- a CDS encoding iron ABC transporter permease, translating to MSGSAFLEKGREASADGGKEARRKRSRPVLALGLLAALAVLFLTAVASLAIGSGDVPFRDVVDGVLDPDTAVKGQLIVQEVRIPRTVAGLLAGAALGLAGTVMQGVARNPLADPQLLGINAGASVAVVCSITLLGFTVATQFIWFGFLGALLAALLVYGVGSLGREGATPVKLALAGAATAAVLTSITSAILLQDRGSYDQFRFWQLGALTARGSEVLWQVSPFILVGTVLALALGPQLNALSLGDDLARGLGQRVGAIRMVSALAVVILCGAATVVAGPIGFVGLAVPHAARLITGPDYRWVLPYSMVLAPVMLLVADIVGRVIARPGEVQVGVVTAAIGCIPFIWLVRRRKLVEL from the coding sequence GTGAGCGGCTCGGCCTTCCTGGAGAAGGGGAGGGAGGCGTCGGCCGACGGCGGCAAGGAAGCGCGGCGCAAGCGCAGCCGGCCCGTGCTCGCCCTCGGGCTGCTCGCCGCCCTGGCCGTGCTGTTCCTCACCGCCGTCGCCAGTCTGGCCATCGGCTCCGGAGATGTGCCCTTCCGCGACGTCGTCGACGGGGTGCTCGATCCGGACACGGCCGTCAAGGGGCAGCTCATCGTCCAGGAGGTCCGCATCCCGCGCACCGTCGCCGGGCTGCTGGCCGGTGCGGCGCTCGGCCTCGCGGGCACGGTGATGCAGGGCGTCGCCCGCAACCCCCTCGCCGACCCCCAGCTCCTCGGCATCAACGCCGGTGCCTCCGTGGCCGTCGTCTGCTCGATCACCCTGCTCGGGTTCACCGTCGCCACCCAGTTCATCTGGTTCGGCTTCCTCGGCGCGCTGCTCGCCGCCCTCCTCGTGTACGGGGTCGGCTCGCTCGGGCGGGAAGGCGCGACACCGGTGAAGCTGGCCCTGGCCGGGGCCGCGACCGCCGCCGTCCTCACCTCGATCACCAGCGCGATCCTGCTCCAGGACCGAGGCAGCTACGACCAGTTCCGCTTCTGGCAGCTCGGTGCGCTGACCGCCCGCGGCTCCGAGGTGCTGTGGCAGGTCTCGCCGTTCATCCTGGTCGGCACCGTCCTCGCCCTGGCCCTCGGGCCGCAGCTCAACGCCCTCTCCCTCGGCGACGACCTCGCCCGCGGCCTCGGCCAGCGCGTCGGGGCCATCCGCATGGTGTCCGCCCTCGCCGTGGTGATCCTCTGCGGCGCGGCCACCGTCGTCGCCGGGCCCATCGGCTTCGTCGGCCTCGCCGTACCGCACGCCGCCCGGCTCATCACCGGGCCCGACTACCGCTGGGTGCTCCCGTACAGCATGGTGCTCGCCCCGGTCATGCTGCTCGTCGCCGACATCGTCGGCCGGGTCATCGCCCGCCCGGGCGAGGTGCAGGTCGGCGTGGTCACGGCCGCGATCGGCTGCATCCCCTTCATCTGGCTGGTCCGCCGCAGGAAGCTGGTGGAACTGTGA